One region of Esox lucius isolate fEsoLuc1 chromosome 17, fEsoLuc1.pri, whole genome shotgun sequence genomic DNA includes:
- the tpra1 gene encoding transmembrane protein adipocyte-associated 1 homolog: protein MLETVTAVVRFSQYNDSVLPSSVETSSSTPTWQPESETNISKPHQCLQVLFEDIGKSRVRFWDLTLLIPNVLFFIFLIWKLPSARAKIRLTSSPIFITFYILVFVVAAVGITRAIVSMTVSASSAATIIDKVLWEITRFFLLAIELSVIILGLAFGHLESKSSIKRVLAITTVLALGYSITQGTLEILYPDVHLSAEDFNIYGHGGRHFWLASSCFFFLVYSFIVILPKTPVRDRISLPSKKSFYVYAAVLSLLNLVQGLGSALLCAGIIEGLCCVDVTTFLYFSVFAPLIYITFLKGFFGSEPKILFSYKSQLDEPDDQTDVHLPPTSSSGRKEQLEQGSYYSSTQIDGLADSMGNGMAAYLDDVASGPYGASSINSISSDRWRAINA, encoded by the exons ATGCTTGAAACCGTGACTGCCGTGGTGAGGTTTTCGCAATACAATGACAGCGTATTGCCTAGCTCTGTGGAGACCTCATCGTCGACCCCAACCTGGCAACCAGAGAGTGAGaccaacatttccaaacctcaCCAATGTCTGCAGGTCCTGTTTGAGGACATAGGCAAGTCACG CGTGCGATTTTGGGACCTCACACTACTCATTCCCAATGTACTGTTCTTCATATTCCTGATCTGGAAGCTGCCCTCAGCCAGGGCGAAAATCAGACTAACCTCCAGCCCCATTTTCATAACCTTCTACATACTG GTGTTTGTGGTTGCAGCGGTGGGCATCACCCGTGCCATAGTGTCCATGACTGTCAGTGCCTCCAGTGCTGCCACCATTATTGACAAG GTGCTTTGGGAGATCACCCGCTTCTTTCTGCTGGCCATTGAGCTCAGTGTGATTATCCTGGGACTAGCTTTCG GCCACCTGGAGAGCAAATCCAGTATAAAGCGTGTCCTGGCTATCACTACTGTGCTGGCACTGGGCTATTCCATCACTCAG GGCACCCTGGAGATCCTGTATCCTGATGTGCACCTGTCTGCAGAGGACTTCAACATCTACGGCCATGGGGGACGTCACTTCTGGTTGGCCAGCTCCTGCTTTTTTTTCCTG GTTTACTCCTTTATTGTCATCCTTCCCAAAACACCAGTGAGGGACCGAATATCCTTGCCTT CTAAGAAGAGTTTCTATGTGTATGCTGCGGTCCTGTCCCTGCTTAACCTGGTCCAGGGGCTGGGCAGTGCCCTGCTGTGTGCTGGCATCATCGAGGGCCTCTG CTGTGTGGACGTCACCACGTTCCTCTACTTCTCTGTGTTCGCCCCGCTCATCTACATCACCTTCCTCAAAGGCTTCTTTGG CTCAGAGCCCAAGATCCTGTTTTCCTACAAGTCTCAGTTGGACGAGCCGGACGACCAGACCGATGTGCACCTGCCTCCCACCTCGTCCTCAGGCCGCAAGGAGCAGCTGGAGCAAGGCTCTTATTACTCCAGCACCCAGATCGACGGCCTGGCTGACTCCATGGGCAACGGCATGGCTGCCTACCTGGATGACGTGGCTTCTGGGCCTTATGGGGCGAGCAGCATCAACAGTATCAGCAGTGACCGCTGGCGGGCCATTAACGCCTGA